The Solanum lycopersicum chromosome 8, SLM_r2.1 DNA segment CAATATAACTTTATCCAAATATTATACTTACAAAATGGATAGAAAGAAATAATCTTCAATTTAATTagacttttcttttttccttcttcttgaagCCCACGTCTACCAATACTTGCGTGTATAAAGTATAGACTCAAAATAAAGAGAGTTTTGgataatgattattttatacataaaagagTCCTAAATCAAAGCAAAAGCAAAGTCGTGAATTACTCAACCTTCattctttatcttctttttctctctattgACCATCATATTATCACAAAAGGTTGGTTCTTTACTCCTTTTAATcggtattatttaatttttttgatgaattttggtgTTTATCTTACTTTTAATAgttaaagattcaatctttatcAATTGGGTTTTTTCTGTTTTATGTTTCTGatgaagattttcttgatgGGGTTGTTCTAGaatcaacaaaattaaaatttatcagtTTAGGTCAAAAGATGCTTGCTTTGAAGTTTTGTGTTTGTGTTGGAAGAGTTAGTTGATTGTTCTGTAAAGCAATTGGGGTTTTTTGGGTTGTGGATGAcatgttaattaagttaattattctGCTTATTTGATTCAGGAAAAATGGCTAAGAGCTCATTCAAGCAAGAACATGATCTTGGTTTGTTTGGATTCTTTTTAgtagttttttttatagtttctgTTGtgttatgattttctttttgtgaaAAGAATTGTGGGTGTTGGTGATTGTTTTGACTCTGTTGTTTTGGATGATCAGAGAAAAGGCGAGCTGAGGCTGCTAGGATTAGGGAAAAATACGCAGATAGGATTCCGGTGAGAACAAAGTTTATGtgaatgaattttaattttctgtGATAGCTGGTTGTTTCaatgtgaattatgaaatttgaaCTATTTGCCTTGTAGTATAAACTGCATATGTTGTTTTTTGGGTGTTTTTCTCTGTTTGAGTGGGTTAGAGCTCCACGTTGGTCGGGGAATGGATAGGTGGTTTGCTTGTATAGACTTGGGGAATTATCATGATCCTAAGTATCATTTCTTTACATGTCCCTGTCCAAGCTCCAGTTGTGCCTGGGCATGAAGGGGCTGTAAGAGTGGTTAGAGTCCCACGTTGGTTGGGGAACAAACTAGTGGTTTGCTTATATGGACTTGATCAATCCTCCCCTAttgagctaacttttggggtTGTGCGATATTTCTACATTCTAAATTGACTTCGAGTACCAATGCCAAGTTGTCTGTGATGAGATTATCTTTTAAACGAATTTGGATTGAACCGGTATAAATTTGGAAGTTATGTTGTTGACCTTTCAGAATTCCAGACTTTCCTCTTCTTGCCTCTTACTTGCAGTTCTCTGTTATTACTATTCTCGAAAGGTAGTGACTGGAACACGGGATAAGAGGTGTTATTATGTGATTGCATTGAAATTTCCTTGTTTCACTACCAAATGGAAATTGCCATAGAATCTGAACCTTCTGTATCTAGTTATTCAAATACCATCTCAATTACATCAGAAAGAAATATAGGTATCACGTGGTGACCGGGAAGAGAACCCAAATAGTACCACTGGACGCCTAATACCAACTAACTCGCTGACCAACTGGGAACCTCGGGGAAGAGAATGCACAGACTCTGGAATTTTGATGAAGATGAGAGAGTTTCCTCTTTATTAGCAACGTAAGTTCCCATATTCTTTTGAGACTTGAATGCACAATAGAAAAGGATAATACATCGTGAAATTATTGTAGGCACCTAACATGCTTTCCGAGATCGAATAAAACAACAAAGGTAATAACACACTCTTGTAGACATGTCTCTTGGTACTATCAATTCTGTTTTCCTGATCTCCCAGTTCATCGATTCCAATGTCACAGGTGGTTTCATCTATATCAAGTTAACAACTAAGTCAGAATCTTAGTTTGCCTTTTCCTTGTCCAAAGGCCATCCCACTCCGTTTCTCTCAGTTTGGGAGCCCAACAGGCTCGAAAGGGGTATGATAGTTTTTTAGAGGTGAATGGGGTAGAGATATCTTACTGCAGATGAGTTCTTTGGTAGTTGGATGTGTTCCAATTTGAAGGTAAGAAGAATGACAATAGGTTAAGTTGAGTTGATCATTCGGCAAGACCTCAACTTCAAAAGTAAGAGATGAAAGAATCTCAGAGGTCGAAGTAGTAAGCTTGTTTAGTCGAAGTTTTGATGACCAAAGTATGTAGATTTGATGTGATGTAAACTATAAAGCAGTTTAAGTATTGATGAACAACGTCGAAATTAGCAAGTCAAATTCAAGctaatagaaaaagaatgttAATCACTTACTGATGCCTAACACAATTGCTTAGATTCTGATCCCTGGAGATATTGGATTCACGTGTAGACGCATATAATATGAACATTTTATGTGAATCAAGGAATAATAACAACTGCAACCACACCTGTACCCCAAGCACGGCTTTAATTGGGCTACATGAATGCTCACTGAAGTCTGAACAATACttcaaaatttgttcgtagCAGAATATTCTTTATCCTTGTCACAGCTGACAATTGTCTCAAATCAAATTTGATAATGTCCAAGAGGGTATTGCCCAATTGTAAGCTTTGATATTATGTGCCAACTATATGATTGTCATAGTTGAGTCTTGTTTAAACTCAAACTGAATATGAGTCCAAAGAGGGTGCTGTCCAATTTTCACTCAAGAATTTCGGCTTAGTATTTGTTTTATTTGGTATAATGTGCCAATACATCCAGAATTCTGTTGTGCTCCTTTTTCACAGTTTTTCTGTAATATGCAGGTAATAGTTGAGAAGGCTGAAAAAAGTGATATTCCCAACATCGATAAGAAAAAGTAAGGACTGACCAACCTTCAAGTTAactttttgttttacttatatCTATGTTCGGTGGTGCTACAGCCAAGGGAAGAAATATATTACCCCTCAGAAATGTTTCTCCCTGATTCCGTCATTTCTTGTGTCCCTTTTCAGTTGGTGCTTCCCCTTCAGATTGGCAATTGACCTTTTCCTTAACTTGCTCGTTGCTTCCTGCTACTTTGTCCCAAACATTAGCTTAATTTAGGTGATAATTGGTGTCATTCATGTGATATTTTGAGATGAATATTGTCGTCTTCTGTAGGCTGTACGAGTCAAACTTATCGcccttttctttctctccttTGTACATCTGCTTTTTCCTGCCAACGAGGGACACCACAATACGCATGACCCTTCTTTCTATCATTATTGCAAAAACTCGATTCATGTTTTCCTGATTGGTAAAATTACAGGTATCTTGTGCCAGCTGACTTGACAGTTGGGCAATTTGTCTATGTCATTCGCAAAAGAATCAAATTGAGTGCAGAAAAGgcaatattcatatttattgacAATGTGCTACCGCCAACAGGTGTTTCTTTACTACTAATATCTGATTTTTAGAAGCTGCCATAACAATTTGGAGAGCAATTCTCTCTTTTCCTATGAAGTGAGCCGACTGTGTTTGGTTTTCGCAGGGGCAATCATGTCTGCAATCTACGATGAGAAGAAGGACGATGACGGCTTCCTCTATGTTACCTACAGTGGAGAAAACACATTCGGGGTCCTGAGCGAACTGTAGCTTTGACATCCattcattttcttcttatatttcCCCTGTTTATCGAATTGATACTTCTCCGTCCTGCTAATATCTTCCATCGCCGCTTCCAAAATCTTCAAGATTATACCGGTAAAAATTATGTATAGCATGTATTTATGTATAGTTCAAGAGCATAAGTGTTGCAATCTTCTGACTTTCGATGTTAATAATCAGTCGGATTTGACCTCCTTAAAGATGGCGTCTCTGTCCGAATCATTTGCTATTTTATAAAAAAGGCAACACTGAGGTGCCTAATTTCATTCTTGATTGCTTTCCTGTTTCAACATTATTTGTGCTTAATTTTCGGCGTGAATTCGGATTTAGTTGGTCATACTATTCAAATTTAGTTAATGATGAAAACAAATCCTGAGGGGAATCTTGTGCCTAGAAACATGGTGTCATAATAGCTTAGGGAAATTTTACAGACATACTGGTCGAAGATGTTGACTTATCAAGTAACTCTGTCTATCAATAATAAGTATAAGATTATTAGATCACCATTAAAACTAGAATATATATTTGGCAATGAAAAATGAGCCTATGGGCTACGATTAGTTTGTaaacaaagattttttttaaaaataacgtCAACATCTTTCGTATTGGTAAAATCTTGTAAAAACAGATATTTATCTGTGAAAGCACAACACAAATATTGTACACTACTTTCTCTAACgttcatattttctttctacTTAATCATACATCGGTTTGGAGTAAGGTTAATTCATCAAAAGGATTGTCATCccaaaacatacatatatagacACAAAAAGGACTAATAATGAGATTTCTAAGGCAAAACAAGTAAGGCTAAATGTCAACATAAGTTGGCACAAACAGGAAAAAACATTTGTAGTTACACATCATATTCATGATGGTTTGTTAAGGTATACAAGAATTAATACTAATGTTTTCCCAAATAACAATATGCCAAAACATCAAATTAAAGGTCTTTCCAATGGAGATTTCATTTGATCCACTAAAATTGTCAGCAGTTGGAGAAAGGAGGAGGAGCCTGAGAGCAAGACATATTGACATGATGAACCTTTTCCGCTATGATCAGTCGAGTTCAGTAGTTTCGATCTAAAGCGCGctttacataaataaaaatacataatcacTGTAAAAACTTATGCTTTTAGATGAAATTAATGTTACATGAGTAGACAAAAGTGTGGGTTCGAGTCTCCTGAGTTCCAACCATTATCAAAATGAACTTTTACGTGTTTAACTCATGAAAAAGAATCTAGCTGCATGTGAGAGGACGtgttaatatacatataatcGAATAAACAAAACGATAGATTAGATGAAGTGCTCACACATTTCAATACCTATATTTGTCATATGAAATCTATCATTGCCCAAGTTATGTATCActtttttgaagaataaaaaagtCTCACATCAGTAATTAATAGATGAATGATCTCTTTATATGGACTTAAATAATTCTCCTCTCCTGATAACCTAACTTTTGACTTTGAATAATTCGccacaaaatttatttctttatatacaACGTACATAGTTTTAAATTCATAAACTTCATATCATCGATCCGATAAAACAAAGGAGAAGGTGATCCCattgattataaatattttcacatgtCTAGGACACATGGGACTAGAT contains these protein-coding regions:
- the LOC100736469 gene encoding autophagy 8f, yielding MAKSSFKQEHDLEKRRAEAARIREKYADRIPVIVEKAEKSDIPNIDKKKYLVPADLTVGQFVYVIRKRIKLSAEKAIFIFIDNVLPPTGAIMSAIYDEKKDDDGFLYVTYSGENTFGVLSEL